The Triticum urartu cultivar G1812 chromosome 5, Tu2.1, whole genome shotgun sequence genome contains the following window.
GCCATGACGATGTATGCATGCATTCCAAGTCGCTTTCCAACTAAAGAACACATTAACGACCTCCATGGCCCCAAAATAGTGCCCCCTCGAGCTCCAAACCCCAAGatccctctctccctcctcactgATTGCGTGCTTTGACCGGTCTGAAGCGGACAAAGTGCAGCGCTACAGCAAGTGCTCTCCCTGACCCCGTTGACACTGACAGCACGGCCGCATTGATCGATGACGAATTGGCATGCGTCACCGCACCAACGCGCGCTCTACTCCTGGCCCCGTATATATAGCAGCTCCATCGTTCCGCCGGTATCCAGAGTCCATACCACCGGGTAGATCACCAATCCAATCCACTTTCTCAGACAGACAGACAGACTAGGTAACACGCCGACAGGTGAAGCGCACACGTAGACATCGCCCGTCGTCGCAGCCTCGCAGGGGAAGACCGGAAGAGAAGAGAGATGGGCTCGTGCGTCTCGCGCTCGACGGCGTCGGTGGAGGCCAGGTCCGGGCGGGCGGTGGCCACGGCGAAGGTGGTCGGCCTAGACGGCTCCTTGGCGCAGTTCGCGGCGTCCGTCACGGCGGGCGAGGCACTGGGGGACGCCGCCCGCGCGCCGACCTTCCTGTGCAGCGCCGACGAGCTCCGCTTCGACGCGCCCGCCCGCGCGCTGGCGGCCGAGGAGGCGCTGCAGCCCGGGTGGCTCTACTTCGCTCTGCCCATGTCCATGCTCCGCCGGCCGCTCTCCGGGCAGGAGATGGCCGCCCTCGCCGTCAAGGCCAGCTCCGCGCTCGCCGTCGCCAGCGGCAAGGGGCGGAAGGCGGCTCGGGTGGCGCCGCTCGTCCTCGCTGACGACGAGGGCACCGGAACAGAGGACGGTGGATGGAGTCGCCACGCGTATGGAAAAAGCGATGCGCTCAAGACGGTGCACGGCGGTGGTGAGACGGTGGGGAAGACGAGGACGCGAGCCGGTGGTTCCAACGGAAGCGGCACGAGTCGTCCGGCAGGCGTGCAAAGGTTAAGCTCCATTTTGGAGGCCGATGATTGAGTCCCCTGCTGATTTCTGCAAACGGTTAATTAGTAAAGTTTTGTGCGTGGGTTAGTCTAGTTACTTGATTCAGTCGGCGCTCGATCCCCCAAGCTGAGGTGGAGATCAGTGTATATATACACAGCATATATACTGTTGTACAAATGTACAAGATGCATCAATTTCATATGCACAttcttcctttccttcttctAAAGTTTTCAGTTCATCGTCGCCCCTTCACTTCCATGTCAAGTGGGTCTTCTTATGGCCCGGCATGGGTGGTTTTGGGCCACCAACGTGATGATGTTAACACGGACCTCTTCTACGGTCTTCGGGaacaactagttaacgagcgcttcTTTGGGAATCTCGCAACGATCAGCGTCACTTGACGTgctctcagccattcgccacgtgtcgcgctTTGGAT
Protein-coding sequences here:
- the LOC125556277 gene encoding uncharacterized protein LOC125556277; translated protein: MGSCVSRSTASVEARSGRAVATAKVVGLDGSLAQFAASVTAGEALGDAARAPTFLCSADELRFDAPARALAAEEALQPGWLYFALPMSMLRRPLSGQEMAALAVKASSALAVASGKGRKAARVAPLVLADDEGTGTEDGGWSRHAYGKSDALKTVHGGGETVGKTRTRAGGSNGSGTSRPAGVQRLSSILEADD